The following proteins are encoded in a genomic region of Saccharopolyspora antimicrobica:
- the fxsT gene encoding FxSxx-COOH system tetratricopeptide repeat protein has product MQEPTVRNVHSGNARSVVQAGHIHGDVHVHTGTTGPGLGSLTTPALTYDVRGRGRLVAEVVEELNTGQSCVVLHGAGGYGKTTVAQRVAAELDVETWWVDASSEARLQEGMREVALRAGASPEAVREAWDGRGLAPDLLWQQLNRCADRWLLVLDNADDASILGAGRPIAERTGWLRPPGDAGGVLITSRDGNPQAWGGFARLHAVATLSAADGARMLLDRAPDAGAEEQARELALRLGGLPLALHLAGRYLAVIATLPVLPGMDLPVDFAGYRAALDDRWAEVTELPEPSGERETLLRTWELSLDLLAERGHPMARPLLRMVSHFAAAPVPLELLRADIMAGHPWFEGLDAMKAGLAIKALAEVGLVDLEGSGLSLHPVVRETNRHQGGSDERDDHLALFVGLLGVVTSEIDPTDPAEWPRWRALLPHCAAVSDVVPEIGGDEEWLVPIAVTCARASRFCSGARLTRQGIDLVRHALANIGAPDAVLRPVLSMRNDLAGMLRDRGELTAAEAECRSVLAEAVRILGAVDADVLGARNNLAVVLRYRGDLVAAEAEFRAVVETATEILGAEHPGTLSARDNLAGVLQELLRWPEAEAEVRAVLRLRSEVLGPDHRGTVITRSHLAGVLGAKGDFAAAEDELRIALESSTRVLGPEHGDTLGLRHNLASVLKNQGDLVGAEAELRAVLEIAESVMEAEHHPDTLTTRHTLAGVLREQGDLVAAEAEYRALLEVLNDAEGPDVVPTRHNLAAVLRERGDLAGAEDELRAALAIAEQRLGAEHPMSLVVRFNLTNVLRERGKTDEAVAELRTLLELSRRSLGEDHPDTRATEAQLNAMLQ; this is encoded by the coding sequence ATGCAGGAACCGACCGTTCGCAACGTGCACAGCGGCAACGCCAGGTCGGTGGTGCAGGCCGGGCACATCCACGGTGATGTGCACGTTCACACCGGCACCACCGGGCCGGGCCTGGGGTCGCTGACCACACCAGCGCTGACGTACGACGTTCGCGGCCGCGGCCGTCTTGTGGCGGAGGTGGTCGAAGAGCTGAACACCGGCCAGAGCTGCGTAGTTCTGCACGGCGCGGGTGGATACGGCAAGACGACGGTGGCGCAGCGAGTGGCAGCGGAGCTTGACGTCGAGACCTGGTGGGTCGATGCCTCGTCGGAAGCGCGCCTGCAGGAAGGAATGCGCGAGGTCGCGCTGCGCGCGGGCGCGAGTCCGGAAGCGGTGCGGGAGGCGTGGGACGGGCGCGGTCTCGCTCCGGATCTGCTGTGGCAGCAGCTGAATCGGTGTGCGGATCGATGGTTGCTGGTGCTGGACAACGCCGATGACGCGAGCATCCTCGGCGCCGGGCGACCGATCGCCGAGCGGACCGGGTGGCTGCGCCCACCTGGTGATGCCGGCGGTGTGCTGATCACCAGCCGGGACGGGAATCCGCAGGCCTGGGGCGGTTTCGCGCGCCTGCACGCGGTCGCGACGCTGTCGGCAGCCGACGGCGCGCGGATGCTGCTCGACCGCGCGCCCGATGCGGGCGCGGAGGAGCAGGCCCGCGAGCTGGCGCTGCGGCTGGGCGGTCTGCCGCTCGCCCTCCACCTGGCCGGGCGGTACCTCGCCGTCATCGCCACCCTGCCGGTCCTGCCGGGCATGGACCTGCCGGTGGACTTCGCCGGTTACCGGGCCGCGCTCGACGACCGCTGGGCGGAGGTGACGGAGCTGCCGGAACCCTCGGGGGAGCGCGAGACGCTGCTCCGCACCTGGGAACTGTCGCTGGACCTGCTCGCCGAACGCGGGCACCCGATGGCGCGTCCCCTGCTGCGGATGGTGTCGCACTTCGCGGCCGCGCCGGTCCCGCTGGAGCTGCTCCGCGCGGACATCATGGCCGGACACCCGTGGTTCGAGGGCTTGGACGCGATGAAGGCGGGCTTGGCGATCAAGGCGCTGGCCGAGGTCGGCTTGGTCGACCTGGAGGGCTCGGGCCTGTCCCTGCACCCGGTCGTCCGCGAGACGAACCGCCACCAAGGCGGCTCCGACGAGCGCGATGACCACCTGGCGCTCTTCGTCGGTCTCCTCGGCGTCGTCACCTCCGAGATCGACCCCACCGATCCGGCCGAGTGGCCTCGCTGGCGCGCCCTGCTGCCGCATTGCGCGGCTGTCTCCGACGTCGTCCCGGAGATCGGTGGCGACGAGGAGTGGCTGGTCCCCATCGCGGTGACCTGCGCGCGGGCATCGAGATTCTGCAGCGGAGCACGCCTGACCAGGCAGGGGATCGACCTGGTGCGCCATGCGCTGGCGAACATCGGAGCACCGGATGCGGTGCTGCGCCCCGTCTTGAGCATGCGCAACGATCTCGCGGGCATGCTCCGCGATCGGGGTGAGCTGACCGCGGCGGAAGCCGAGTGCCGGTCCGTGCTGGCCGAAGCGGTGCGGATTCTCGGCGCGGTGGACGCGGATGTGCTGGGCGCGCGGAACAACCTGGCGGTCGTCCTGCGGTATCGGGGAGACCTGGTGGCGGCCGAGGCCGAGTTCCGCGCAGTGGTCGAGACGGCGACCGAGATCCTCGGGGCGGAGCACCCGGGCACCCTGAGCGCGCGGGACAACCTGGCCGGGGTACTTCAAGAGCTGCTCCGGTGGCCGGAGGCCGAGGCCGAGGTCCGGGCGGTTCTCCGACTCCGGAGCGAAGTGCTGGGCCCGGACCACCGAGGAACTGTGATCACGCGGAGCCACCTGGCGGGCGTTCTGGGGGCCAAGGGGGATTTCGCCGCGGCGGAGGACGAGCTGCGCATCGCGCTGGAGTCGTCGACCCGGGTGCTGGGGCCCGAGCACGGCGACACCTTGGGACTGCGCCACAACCTGGCGAGCGTGCTGAAGAACCAGGGTGATCTGGTGGGTGCGGAGGCGGAACTCCGCGCAGTGCTGGAGATCGCGGAATCGGTGATGGAGGCGGAGCACCACCCCGACACCCTGACCACGCGGCACACCTTGGCCGGAGTGCTGCGGGAGCAGGGTGATCTGGTGGCAGCGGAGGCGGAGTACCGCGCGCTGCTCGAAGTCCTGAACGACGCGGAAGGGCCCGACGTGGTGCCCACGCGGCACAACCTGGCTGCTGTCCTGCGAGAGCGGGGCGATCTGGCGGGTGCGGAGGACGAGCTCCGGGCGGCGCTGGCGATCGCGGAGCAGAGACTGGGCGCAGAACACCCCATGAGCCTGGTCGTGCGGTTCAACCTGACGAACGTGCTGCGGGAACGCGGCAAGACCGATGAAGCGGTGGCGGAGCTGCGCACGCTGCTGGAGCTGTCACGACGAAGTCTGGGCGAGGACCACCCCGACACGCGCGCGA
- a CDS encoding tetratricopeptide repeat protein has product MPEPVHNALSGNIGTAVQVGHLHGDVNFNVFPSTGPGLGSLAPPALTHDVRGRGELVSAVVEELRAGQSCVVHGAGGYGKTTVAQQVAAELGAETWWVDASSERSLHDGLREVALRAGANPQEVHEAWEGRGHAPDLLWRQLARVESRWLLVLDNADDVRVLGAGRPIAERTGWLRTSTGSVLITSRDGNPQSWGGLARLHEIETLSVADGAQMLLDRAPDAGSSGSAGELAQRLAGLPLALHLAGQYLAVVATMPQVPGLDLPVDFDSYRTALDDRWPEVTELPDAPHPLAERETLHRTWELSLDLLAERGYPSARPLLRLLSHFADAPIPLEVLRTDILAKAPVFAGITAVHLAALIKALTDVGLLHSPENPVPVLRLHPVVRETNRYLGEPQEIGNNMAHSVALAGVMAASMEVTDPATWPRWRVLLPHCAATLDVPDGVREAVPGLIALTCERATRFCATAGLVLQGIDLARAALSRLAETRAEVREPLLGIRNDLASMLLDRADLDAAEAEFRVVLEAAPDVFGANDARTLGVRHNMAGLLQARGELERAESEFRAVVELMTGSLGAKHSSTLAARHSLAGALLARGRLAAAEAEYRAVLDLRQQVLGAGHMHTMTTRSELAGVLRASGELEAAEAELAELLDWAAETLGDDHSRVLITRSNLAAVLAERGDLKRAESELRTVLAVAHEVWGADHPHVLAVCGQLENVLRGQGKRALPDQAAIAPETR; this is encoded by the coding sequence ATGCCGGAACCGGTTCACAACGCGCTGAGCGGCAACATCGGGACGGCAGTGCAGGTCGGTCACCTCCACGGCGACGTGAACTTCAACGTCTTCCCGAGCACCGGCCCGGGTCTGGGATCACTGGCCCCACCAGCGCTGACGCACGACGTGCGCGGTCGCGGTGAGCTGGTGTCGGCGGTGGTCGAGGAGCTGCGAGCCGGGCAGAGCTGCGTCGTGCACGGCGCGGGCGGCTACGGCAAGACGACCGTGGCGCAGCAGGTGGCGGCGGAGCTCGGCGCGGAGACGTGGTGGGTCGATGCGTCGTCGGAGCGGAGCCTGCACGACGGCCTGCGCGAGGTCGCCCTGCGCGCGGGCGCGAACCCGCAGGAGGTGCACGAGGCGTGGGAGGGGCGCGGTCACGCGCCGGACCTGCTGTGGCGGCAGCTGGCCCGGGTCGAGTCCCGGTGGTTGCTGGTCCTGGACAACGCCGACGACGTGCGCGTTCTCGGTGCCGGGCGCCCGATTGCCGAGCGAACGGGCTGGCTGCGGACCAGCACCGGCAGCGTGCTGATCACGAGTCGCGACGGAAACCCGCAGTCCTGGGGAGGCCTTGCCCGCCTGCACGAGATCGAGACGCTGTCGGTCGCCGACGGCGCCCAGATGCTGCTCGACCGCGCACCCGATGCCGGTTCGTCTGGAAGCGCCGGTGAACTCGCTCAACGCCTGGCCGGGCTCCCGCTCGCGCTGCACTTGGCGGGCCAGTACCTGGCGGTCGTCGCAACGATGCCGCAGGTGCCGGGCCTGGATCTGCCGGTGGACTTCGACAGCTACCGAACCGCGCTCGACGACCGCTGGCCGGAGGTGACCGAACTCCCGGATGCACCCCACCCCCTGGCAGAACGCGAAACGCTGCACCGCACTTGGGAACTGTCCCTCGACCTGCTCGCCGAGCGCGGCTACCCGTCCGCCCGCCCGCTGCTGCGCCTGCTGTCCCACTTCGCCGACGCGCCGATCCCGCTGGAGGTGCTCCGCACCGACATCCTGGCGAAGGCCCCGGTTTTCGCGGGCATCACGGCAGTTCACCTGGCTGCGTTGATCAAGGCGCTGACCGATGTGGGCCTCCTGCACAGTCCGGAAAACCCGGTGCCGGTCCTGCGTTTGCACCCGGTCGTGCGCGAGACGAACCGATATCTCGGGGAACCGCAAGAAATCGGGAACAACATGGCGCACTCGGTTGCGCTCGCGGGAGTCATGGCCGCGAGCATGGAGGTGACCGACCCGGCCACGTGGCCCCGTTGGCGCGTGCTGCTCCCGCACTGCGCAGCAACGCTCGACGTTCCGGACGGCGTGCGGGAGGCGGTGCCCGGCCTGATCGCGTTGACGTGCGAGCGGGCGACCAGGTTCTGCGCCACCGCAGGCCTCGTGCTTCAGGGGATCGACCTGGCCCGAGCCGCGTTGTCCCGCCTCGCGGAAACGCGGGCCGAGGTTCGCGAGCCTCTCCTGGGCATTCGCAACGACCTCGCCTCGATGCTGCTCGATCGGGCTGATCTGGACGCGGCGGAGGCGGAGTTCCGTGTCGTGCTGGAGGCCGCACCCGACGTCTTCGGCGCGAACGACGCCAGAACGCTGGGTGTGCGGCACAACATGGCCGGGCTGCTGCAAGCTCGCGGCGAGCTGGAACGGGCGGAATCCGAGTTCCGCGCGGTGGTCGAGCTGATGACCGGATCTCTCGGCGCGAAGCACTCCTCGACGCTGGCGGCGCGGCACAGCCTGGCGGGCGCGCTGCTCGCTCGTGGTCGGTTGGCAGCGGCCGAGGCGGAGTACCGGGCGGTCCTCGACCTGCGGCAGCAGGTTCTCGGCGCAGGCCACATGCACACCATGACCACTCGGAGCGAGCTGGCGGGTGTCCTGCGGGCTTCCGGCGAGCTGGAGGCGGCGGAGGCCGAGCTCGCCGAGCTGCTGGACTGGGCTGCCGAGACCTTGGGCGACGACCACTCCCGCGTCCTGATCACCCGGAGCAACCTCGCGGCCGTGCTGGCGGAACGAGGCGATCTGAAGCGGGCGGAGTCGGAGCTGCGCACTGTCCTGGCGGTGGCGCACGAGGTGTGGGGTGCTGATCACCCCCACGTCCTGGCAGTGTGCGGCCAACTCGAGAACGTGCTGCGGGGGCAAGGGAAACGAGCTTTGCCGGACCAGGCCGCGATTGCTCCTGAAACGCGCTGA